ACCCACACCCCATACTCCATAGATCCCAGATAGCAAACTCACCAATTTAGATGGATTTGCTACTTGATTGCTGGTTACTGCATTTACCCATGTTTGATTACACATTTTTCCTCCATGATCTTAAACATAAAAATGTCCCAAGCTGGCAGAAGGGCAAAAGGGGCGTTCTCTTAATTATGCTAATCAAATTGTTGTCTGAGTTGCATCTCTGTTTCACTTTTCCATGTAGCATGAGATGATTGTCCCTTCATCCGCTTGCTTTTTTCTTTATCTTTGATCGTCGACCCCTTCTTCTTGGGCTCTTTGCTTGTGTCGTTGGGTGGCCTATCGCCACAAACCGGACAGACCATTCCACGTGCACTGGAGTAGGTCTTGGGTATTCCACATTGCAAGCACATCCTAAAAAGGTAAACATAAACCAATTAAGAACCAAGATGTGGAAACTTCTGGATTCCCTGTTATAAAAAAACCTAAAATTGGCTAGCCCTATGGCAACAAAACCCTAAaactgaagaaaaaaaaatatggcAAAATTTATTGTTTATGATCATTTAGCCAAAAATAATAGATATTGGTTATACCTTCAAAAAGACCGTTAACTATCAGCCAAAATTGGCAATTGATCTCACTTTTCTAAATCACCAATCTTTATGCTCAGCAATAATAGGTGTAGCAAAGGGCAAATAATTAACTCTTATTACGGCTTGGAGacaaatctgaaaaaaaaaaaaaaaaatgtacctCAGTAGTTCTGCAGCATCTTCTGCATTGGGATTGGTCACGGTTGGCACTCGTTTTCCTCCGTCCTGTGTTGTGCTTGGAGCTGATGATGTTGGAGGTTGGTTAGCCTCAATATCACTTCTTACTCGCTCATGAATTCCAACAAGTTGAGCTTTGGCCTCCACAACAACACCTGCAAATCATACAAAATTATTTCCTCAAGCAGCCCAGCCAATGGAAAACTATTAACAACAGATAACA
The Hevea brasiliensis isolate MT/VB/25A 57/8 unplaced genomic scaffold, ASM3005281v1 Scaf4, whole genome shotgun sequence genome window above contains:
- the LOC110664630 gene encoding uncharacterized protein LOC110664630 encodes the protein MSLSLIQGYSSAEEEEEPLSDDYRVSSDDDDEGDDSPAVAGGRSLSYKSVFDQSAPSNGSSGLPSALDAFSEISGPPKFLNNCVEEQASARDVENQLGKHGRWRNRKEKKDLPAGVVVEAKAQLVGIHERVRSDIEANQPPTSSAPSTTQDGGKRVPTVTNPNAEDAAELLRMCLQCGIPKTYSSARGMVCPVCGDRPPNDTSKEPKKKGSTIKDKEKSKRMKGQSSHATWKSETEMQLRQQFD